A single region of the Streptomyces sp. NBC_01262 genome encodes:
- the rplL gene encoding 50S ribosomal protein L7/L12 yields the protein MAKLSQDELLEQFAELTLIELAEFVKAFEDKFDVTAAAPVAVAAGGGAAAAVEAVEEQDEFDVILEGAGEKKIQVIKVVRELTSLGLKEAKDLVDGAPKPVLEKVAKEAAEKAAESLKAAGASVTVK from the coding sequence ATGGCGAAGCTGTCCCAGGACGAGCTGCTCGAGCAGTTCGCGGAGCTCACCCTCATCGAGCTGGCCGAGTTCGTCAAGGCCTTCGAGGACAAGTTCGACGTCACGGCCGCCGCCCCGGTCGCCGTCGCCGCCGGTGGTGGCGCTGCCGCCGCCGTCGAGGCCGTCGAGGAGCAGGACGAGTTCGACGTCATCCTTGAGGGTGCCGGCGAGAAGAAGATCCAGGTCATCAAGGTCGTGCGTGAGCTGACCTCCCTGGGCCTCAAGGAGGCCAAGGACCTCGTGGACGGCGCCCCGAAGCCCGTTCTCGAGAAGGTCGCCAAGGAGGCCGCTGAGAAGGCCGCCGAGTCCCTCAAGGCTGCCGGCGCGTCCGTCACCGTCAAGTGA
- the rplK gene encoding 50S ribosomal protein L11, protein MPPKKKKITGLIKLQINAGAANPAPPVGPALGQHGVNIMEFCKAYNAATESQRGMVVPVEITVYDDRSFTFITKTPPAAKLILKAAGVDKGSGEPHVKKVAKITTAQVREIATTKLPDLNANDLDAAEKIIAGTARSMGITVEG, encoded by the coding sequence ATGCCTCCCAAGAAGAAGAAGATCACGGGGCTTATCAAGCTCCAGATCAACGCCGGCGCGGCCAACCCGGCTCCGCCGGTCGGCCCCGCGCTGGGCCAGCACGGCGTGAACATCATGGAGTTCTGCAAGGCCTACAACGCCGCGACCGAGTCGCAGCGTGGCATGGTCGTGCCGGTGGAGATCACGGTCTACGACGACCGTTCCTTCACCTTCATCACCAAGACTCCGCCGGCCGCCAAGCTGATCCTGAAGGCCGCGGGCGTGGACAAGGGCTCCGGCGAGCCCCACGTCAAGAAGGTCGCCAAGATCACGACGGCCCAGGTTCGCGAGATCGCCACCACGAAGCTCCCGGACCTGAACGCCAACGACCTGGACGCCGCCGAGAAGATCATCGCCGGCACCGCCCGTTCCATGGGCATCACGGTCGAGGGCTGA
- a CDS encoding adenosine deaminase, translated as MARDVRTLPKAHLHLHFTGSMRPSTLLELADKYGVHLPEALTSGEPPKLRATDERGWFRFQRLYDSARAVLREPEDIQRLVREAAEEDARDGSGWLEIQVDPTSYAPRLGGLIPAMEIILDAVETASRETGVGMAVLVAANRMKHPLDARTLARLAVRYADRGVVGFGLSNDERRGLARDFDRAFAIAREGGLLAAPHGGELAGPSSIRACLDDLHAGRVGHGVRAAEDPGLMAKLAEKQVTCEVCPASNVALGVYEKPEDVPLRTLFDAGVPMALGADDPLLFGSRLAAQYELARDAHAFTDQELAELARQSVRGSAAPADMKERLLSGVEDWLAAPVPATA; from the coding sequence ATGGCACGTGACGTACGAACCCTCCCCAAGGCACACCTGCACCTGCACTTCACCGGCTCCATGCGCCCCAGCACACTGCTGGAGCTCGCCGACAAGTACGGAGTACACCTCCCCGAGGCACTGACCTCCGGCGAGCCGCCCAAGCTGCGCGCGACCGACGAGCGCGGATGGTTCCGCTTCCAGCGGCTCTACGACAGTGCGCGGGCGGTGCTGCGGGAGCCCGAGGACATACAGCGCCTGGTGCGCGAGGCCGCCGAGGAGGACGCGCGCGACGGCTCCGGGTGGCTGGAGATACAGGTCGACCCGACCTCGTACGCACCGCGCCTGGGCGGGCTGATCCCGGCGATGGAGATCATCCTGGACGCCGTGGAGACCGCGTCGCGCGAGACGGGCGTCGGGATGGCCGTCCTGGTCGCCGCCAACCGCATGAAGCACCCGCTGGACGCCCGCACCCTGGCCCGCCTGGCCGTGCGCTACGCCGACCGGGGCGTGGTCGGCTTCGGGCTCTCCAACGACGAGCGCCGGGGACTGGCCCGCGACTTCGACCGCGCGTTCGCGATCGCCCGGGAGGGCGGGCTGCTCGCCGCCCCGCACGGCGGGGAGCTGGCGGGGCCCAGCAGCATCCGGGCCTGCCTGGACGATCTGCACGCCGGCCGGGTCGGGCACGGCGTGCGCGCTGCGGAGGATCCGGGGCTGATGGCGAAGCTGGCGGAGAAGCAGGTGACGTGCGAGGTGTGCCCCGCGTCGAATGTGGCGCTGGGGGTGTACGAGAAGCCGGAGGACGTCCCCCTGCGCACGCTGTTCGACGCGGGCGTGCCGATGGCGCTGGGCGCCGACGACCCGCTGCTGTTCGGCTCAAGGCTCGCTGCGCAGTACGAGCTCGCGCGCGATGCGCATGCGTTCACCGACCAGGAACTCGCGGAACTGGCCCGGCAGTCGGTGCGCGGTTCGGCGGCTCCGGCGGATATGAAGGAGCGGCTGCTCAGCGGCGTCGAGGACTGGCTGGCGGCCCCCGTTCCCGCTACGGCCTGA
- the nusG gene encoding transcription termination/antitermination protein NusG, producing MSDPNLNDAVDSVEAAAAVEGDDTELEIVEAADASDIEDAEGETEADAEEADAEEAEDKADEAEDEVSDEDAEDEAEEPVDPVVAFREELRTLPGEWYVIHTYAGYENRVKSNLEQRAVSLNVEDYIYQAEVPQEEVVQIKNGDRRTVRQNKLPGYVLVRMDLTNESWGVVRNTPGVTGFVGNAYDPYPLTLDEIVKMLAPEVEEAAAAAAEAEGGAPARRKVEVQVLDFEVGDSVTVTDGPFATLQATINEINADSKKVKGLVEIFGRETPVELSFDQIQKN from the coding sequence GTGTCTGACCCGAATCTGAACGACGCCGTCGATTCCGTCGAGGCGGCAGCGGCCGTCGAGGGCGACGACACCGAGCTGGAGATCGTCGAGGCTGCCGACGCCAGCGACATCGAGGACGCCGAAGGCGAAACCGAAGCCGACGCCGAAGAGGCCGACGCCGAAGAGGCCGAGGACAAGGCCGACGAGGCCGAGGACGAGGTCAGCGACGAGGACGCCGAGGACGAGGCCGAGGAGCCCGTCGACCCGGTCGTGGCCTTCCGCGAGGAACTGCGCACGCTGCCCGGCGAGTGGTACGTCATCCACACCTACGCCGGCTACGAGAACCGCGTGAAGTCCAACCTGGAGCAGCGCGCCGTCTCACTCAACGTCGAGGACTACATCTACCAGGCCGAAGTGCCCCAGGAAGAAGTCGTCCAGATCAAGAACGGCGACCGCCGCACCGTCCGTCAGAACAAGCTGCCCGGCTACGTGCTGGTGCGCATGGACCTGACGAACGAGTCCTGGGGCGTCGTCCGCAACACCCCCGGCGTCACCGGCTTCGTCGGCAACGCGTACGACCCCTACCCGCTGACCCTGGACGAGATCGTCAAGATGCTCGCCCCGGAGGTCGAGGAGGCGGCGGCCGCCGCTGCCGAGGCCGAGGGCGGCGCACCGGCGCGGCGCAAGGTCGAGGTCCAGGTGCTGGACTTCGAGGTCGGCGACTCGGTCACCGTCACCGACGGCCCCTTCGCGACGCTGCAGGCGACGATCAACGAGATCAACGCCGACTCGAAGAAGGTCAAGGGCCTCGTCGAGATCTTCGGCCGCGAGACCCCGGTCGAGCTGAGCTTCGACCAGATCCAGAAGAACTAG
- a CDS encoding pyridoxal phosphate-dependent aminotransferase: MSARIGSISESATLAVDAKAKALKAAGRPVIGFGAGEPDFPTPGYIVEAAVEACRNPKYHRYTPAGGLPELKAAIAAKTLRDSGYEVDPSQVLVTNGGKQAIYEAFAAILDPGDEVIVPAPYWTTYPESIRLAGGVPVEVVADETTGYRVSVEQLEAARTENTKVLLFVSPSNPTGAVYPREQVEAIGRWAADNGLWVMTDEIYEHLVYGDAEFSSLPVVVPELADKCIVVNGVAKTYAMTGWRVGWVIGPKDVVKAATNLQSHATSNVSNVAQVAALAAVSGDLEAVAEMRVAFDRRRQTMVRMLNEIPGLFCPEPEGAFYAYPSVKDLLGKEIRGRRPADSAELAALILDEAEVAVVPGEAFGTPGYLRLSYALGDEDLVEGVSRIQKLLGEARD, from the coding sequence GTGTCGGCCCGCATCGGGTCGATCTCCGAGTCCGCGACCCTCGCCGTGGACGCCAAGGCGAAGGCCCTCAAGGCCGCCGGGCGTCCCGTCATCGGCTTCGGCGCGGGCGAGCCGGACTTCCCGACCCCCGGCTACATCGTCGAGGCCGCGGTGGAGGCCTGCCGCAACCCCAAGTACCACCGCTACACCCCGGCCGGCGGCCTGCCCGAGCTGAAGGCCGCCATCGCCGCGAAGACGCTCCGCGACTCCGGTTACGAGGTCGACCCGTCCCAGGTCCTGGTCACCAACGGCGGCAAGCAGGCCATCTACGAGGCCTTCGCCGCGATCCTCGACCCGGGCGACGAGGTCATCGTCCCGGCCCCGTACTGGACCACCTACCCCGAGTCGATCCGCCTCGCCGGCGGTGTCCCGGTCGAGGTCGTGGCCGACGAGACCACCGGCTACCGCGTGTCGGTGGAGCAGCTGGAGGCCGCGCGCACCGAGAACACCAAGGTGCTGCTCTTCGTGTCGCCGTCCAACCCGACCGGCGCCGTCTACCCGCGCGAGCAGGTCGAGGCGATCGGCCGCTGGGCCGCGGACAACGGCCTGTGGGTCATGACGGACGAGATCTACGAGCACCTCGTCTACGGCGACGCCGAGTTCTCCTCGCTGCCGGTCGTCGTCCCCGAGCTGGCCGACAAGTGCATCGTCGTCAACGGCGTCGCCAAGACCTACGCCATGACCGGCTGGCGTGTCGGATGGGTCATCGGCCCCAAGGACGTCGTCAAGGCCGCGACCAACCTCCAGTCGCACGCCACGTCCAACGTCTCCAACGTCGCCCAGGTCGCGGCCCTCGCGGCGGTCTCCGGTGACCTGGAGGCCGTCGCCGAGATGCGCGTCGCCTTCGACCGCCGCCGCCAGACGATGGTGCGGATGCTCAACGAGATCCCCGGCCTCTTCTGCCCCGAGCCCGAGGGTGCCTTCTACGCCTACCCCTCGGTCAAGGACCTCCTCGGCAAGGAGATCCGCGGCAGGCGCCCCGCCGACTCGGCCGAGCTCGCCGCGCTGATCCTGGACGAGGCCGAGGTCGCCGTCGTCCCCGGCGAGGCCTTCGGCACCCCGGGCTACCTGCGCCTTTCCTACGCGCTCGGCGACGAGGACCTCGTCGAGGGCGTCTCCCGCATCCAGAAGCTCCTGGGCGAGGCCCGGGACTGA
- a CDS encoding NAD(P)-dependent oxidoreductase yields the protein MKLTVFGATGRTGMEVVRQALGAGHEVTAVVRDPARLPVHGDRLEVVTVPDVTDAEALRPYVEGRDAVLSGLGATGRHPGGIAEGSVRAIVRAMESTDGARRLVTISAAPVGPVPEGESFVGRRVLFPLIRAILKEVYADLARSEDELRRSALDWTAVRPGNLANRPFTGRYRKAIGANVPGAGTLGRADLAAAMLDCVGDAGTVKQLVGVGVAKA from the coding sequence ATGAAGCTCACCGTCTTCGGTGCGACCGGACGCACCGGCATGGAAGTCGTCCGCCAGGCGCTCGGCGCCGGGCACGAGGTGACGGCCGTCGTACGCGACCCGGCCCGGCTGCCGGTGCACGGCGACCGGCTCGAAGTCGTCACGGTCCCCGACGTCACGGACGCGGAGGCGCTGCGGCCGTACGTCGAAGGCCGCGACGCCGTCCTGTCCGGCCTCGGAGCGACCGGCCGCCACCCGGGCGGCATCGCCGAGGGCAGCGTCCGGGCCATCGTGCGGGCGATGGAGTCCACCGACGGCGCACGGCGCCTCGTCACGATCAGCGCCGCCCCGGTGGGACCGGTGCCCGAAGGCGAGTCCTTCGTCGGCCGCCGGGTCCTGTTCCCCCTGATCCGCGCCATCCTCAAGGAGGTCTACGCGGACCTGGCCCGCTCCGAGGACGAGCTGCGGCGCAGCGCCCTCGACTGGACCGCCGTCCGCCCCGGCAACCTGGCCAACCGGCCCTTCACCGGGCGCTACCGCAAGGCGATCGGAGCCAACGTGCCGGGCGCGGGCACCCTGGGGCGGGCCGATCTGGCCGCGGCGATGCTGGACTGCGTCGGTGACGCGGGGACCGTGAAGCAGTTGGTGGGGGTCGGCGTGGCGAAGGCCTGA
- the rpoB gene encoding DNA-directed RNA polymerase subunit beta yields MAASRNASTANSNNGASTAPLRISFAKIKEPLEVPDLLALQTESFHWLLGNAAWKARVEAALESGQDVPRKSGLEEIFEEISPIEDFSGSMSLTFRDHRFEPPKNSVDECKDRDFTYAAPLFVTAEFTNNETGEIKSQTVFMGDFPLMTNKGTFCINGTERVVVSQLVRSPGVYFDTQIDKTSDKDIFSAKVIPSRGAWLEFEIDKRDMVGVRIDRKRKQSVTVLLKALGWTTEQILEEFGEYESMRATLEKDHTQGQDDALLDIYRKLRPGEPPTREAAQTLLENLYFNPKRYDLAQVGRYKVNKKLGGTQPLDSGVLTVEDIIPTIKYLVKLHAGETETVGESGQTLVVEPDDIDHFGNRRLRNVGELIQNQVRTGLARMERVVRERMTTQDVEAITPQTLINIRPVVASIKEFFGTSQLSQFMDQTNPLSGLTHKRRLSALGPGGLSRERAGLDVRDVHPSHYGRMCPIETPEGPNIGLIGSLASYGRVNAFGFIETPYRKVVDNQVTEEVHYLTADEEDRYLIAQANAPLSDDMRFVEPRVLVRRRGGEIDYVPGAEIDYMDVSPRQMVSAATAMIPFLEHDDANRALMGSNMMRQAVPLIKSQAPLVGTGMEYRCAVDAGDVIKADKDGVVQEVSADYITVANDDGTYNTYRVAKFSRSNQGTAFNQKVVVDEGARVVAGQVLADGPSTENGEMALGKNLLVAFMPWEGHNYEDAIILSQRLVQDDVLSSIHIEEHEVDARDTKLGPEEITRDIPNVSEEVLADLDERGIIRIGAEVVAGDILVGKVTPKGETELTPEERLLRAIFGEKAREVRDTSLKVPHGEIGKVIGVRVFDREEGDELPPGVNQLVRVYVAQKRKITDGDKLAGRHGNKGVISKILPIEDMPFLEDGTPVDIVLNPLGVPSRMNPGQVLEIHLGWLAQQGWDVSGLGEDWAKRLQVIGADRVEPGTNVATPVFDGAREDEITGLFEATIPNRDGDRMVLPSGKARMYDGRSGEPFPDPISVGYMYILKLHHLVDDKLHARSTGPYSMITQQPLGGKAQFGGQRFGEMEVWALEAYGAAYALQELLTIKSDDVLGRVKVYEAIVKGENIPEPGIPESFKVLIKEMQSLCLNVEVLSSDGMSIEMRDTDEDVFRAAEELGIDLSRREPSSVEEV; encoded by the coding sequence TTGGCCGCCTCGCGCAACGCCTCGACTGCCAATTCGAACAACGGCGCAAGCACCGCCCCGCTGCGCATTTCTTTTGCGAAGATCAAGGAGCCCCTTGAGGTTCCCGACCTCCTGGCGCTGCAGACCGAGAGCTTTCACTGGCTCCTCGGCAACGCAGCTTGGAAGGCTCGGGTCGAGGCGGCTCTTGAGAGTGGTCAGGACGTCCCCAGGAAGTCCGGTCTGGAGGAGATCTTCGAGGAGATCTCCCCGATCGAGGACTTCTCCGGGTCGATGTCGCTGACCTTCCGGGACCACCGCTTCGAGCCTCCCAAGAACTCGGTCGACGAGTGCAAGGACCGTGACTTCACGTACGCGGCCCCGCTCTTCGTCACCGCCGAGTTCACCAACAACGAGACCGGCGAGATCAAGTCCCAGACGGTCTTCATGGGCGACTTCCCGCTCATGACCAACAAGGGCACCTTCTGCATCAACGGCACCGAGCGTGTCGTCGTGTCGCAGCTGGTCCGCTCGCCGGGCGTCTACTTCGACACCCAGATCGACAAGACGTCCGACAAGGACATCTTCTCCGCCAAGGTCATCCCCTCCCGGGGTGCCTGGCTGGAGTTCGAGATCGACAAGCGCGACATGGTCGGTGTCCGCATCGACCGCAAGCGCAAGCAGTCGGTCACCGTCCTCCTGAAGGCTCTGGGCTGGACCACAGAGCAGATCCTTGAGGAGTTCGGCGAGTACGAGTCCATGCGCGCCACCCTGGAGAAGGACCACACCCAGGGCCAGGACGACGCGCTGCTCGACATCTACCGCAAGCTGCGTCCGGGCGAGCCGCCGACCCGTGAGGCCGCGCAGACGCTTCTTGAGAACCTCTACTTCAACCCCAAGCGCTACGACCTCGCGCAGGTCGGCCGCTACAAGGTGAACAAGAAGCTCGGCGGCACGCAGCCGCTGGACTCCGGTGTGCTGACCGTCGAGGACATCATCCCGACGATCAAGTACCTGGTGAAGCTGCACGCCGGTGAGACCGAGACGGTCGGCGAGAGCGGCCAGACCCTCGTGGTCGAGCCGGACGACATCGACCACTTCGGCAACCGCCGCCTGCGCAACGTCGGTGAGCTCATCCAGAACCAGGTCCGTACCGGCCTGGCCCGTATGGAGCGCGTAGTCCGCGAGCGGATGACGACTCAGGACGTCGAGGCGATCACGCCGCAGACCCTGATCAACATCCGGCCGGTCGTCGCCTCCATCAAGGAGTTCTTCGGCACCAGCCAGCTGTCCCAGTTCATGGACCAGACGAACCCGCTGTCGGGCCTGACCCACAAGCGCCGCCTGTCGGCGCTGGGCCCCGGTGGTCTGTCCCGTGAGCGGGCCGGTCTGGACGTCCGTGACGTGCACCCCTCGCACTACGGCCGCATGTGCCCGATCGAGACCCCCGAAGGCCCGAACATCGGTCTGATCGGCTCGCTCGCCTCGTACGGCCGGGTGAACGCCTTCGGCTTCATCGAGACCCCGTACCGCAAGGTCGTCGACAACCAGGTGACCGAAGAGGTCCACTACCTGACCGCCGACGAGGAGGACCGCTACCTCATCGCCCAGGCCAACGCGCCGCTGAGCGACGACATGCGGTTCGTCGAGCCCCGTGTGCTGGTCCGCCGCCGTGGCGGCGAGATCGACTACGTGCCGGGCGCCGAGATCGACTACATGGATGTCTCGCCGCGCCAGATGGTGTCGGCCGCGACCGCCATGATCCCCTTCCTGGAGCACGACGACGCCAACCGCGCGCTCATGGGGTCGAACATGATGCGCCAGGCGGTGCCGCTCATCAAGAGCCAGGCCCCGCTGGTCGGCACCGGCATGGAGTACCGCTGTGCGGTCGACGCCGGTGACGTCATCAAGGCTGACAAGGACGGTGTGGTCCAGGAGGTCTCCGCGGACTACATCACCGTCGCCAACGACGACGGCACGTACAACACGTACCGCGTCGCCAAGTTCTCCCGCTCCAACCAGGGCACGGCCTTCAACCAGAAGGTCGTCGTCGACGAGGGCGCCCGCGTCGTCGCCGGCCAGGTGCTCGCCGACGGTCCGTCCACCGAGAACGGTGAGATGGCGCTCGGCAAGAACCTGCTCGTGGCGTTCATGCCGTGGGAGGGCCACAACTACGAGGACGCGATCATCCTCAGCCAGCGTCTGGTGCAGGACGACGTCCTCTCCTCGATTCACATCGAGGAGCACGAGGTCGACGCCCGTGACACCAAGCTCGGCCCCGAGGAGATCACCCGGGACATCCCGAACGTCTCCGAGGAGGTCCTCGCCGACCTCGACGAGCGCGGCATCATCCGTATCGGTGCCGAGGTCGTCGCGGGCGACATCCTGGTCGGCAAGGTCACGCCCAAGGGCGAGACCGAGCTGACCCCGGAGGAGCGCCTGCTGCGCGCGATCTTCGGTGAGAAGGCCCGTGAGGTCCGTGACACCTCGCTGAAGGTGCCGCACGGCGAGATCGGCAAGGTCATCGGCGTACGCGTCTTCGACCGCGAGGAGGGCGACGAGCTTCCCCCCGGTGTGAACCAGCTGGTGCGCGTGTACGTGGCGCAGAAGCGCAAGATCACCGATGGTGACAAGCTCGCCGGCCGGCATGGCAACAAGGGCGTCATCTCCAAGATCCTGCCGATCGAGGACATGCCGTTCCTGGAGGACGGCACCCCGGTCGACATCGTGCTCAACCCGCTCGGCGTCCCGTCCCGGATGAACCCGGGACAGGTCCTGGAGATCCACCTCGGCTGGCTCGCCCAGCAGGGCTGGGACGTCTCCGGTCTCGGCGAGGACTGGGCCAAGCGCCTGCAGGTCATCGGCGCCGACCGCGTCGAGCCCGGCACCAACGTCGCCACCCCGGTGTTCGACGGTGCCCGCGAGGACGAGATCACCGGTCTCTTCGAGGCCACGATCCCCAACCGCGACGGCGACCGCATGGTCCTGCCCTCCGGCAAGGCCCGGATGTACGACGGCCGCTCCGGCGAGCCGTTCCCGGACCCGATCTCGGTCGGCTACATGTACATCCTCAAGCTGCACCACCTGGTGGACGACAAGCTGCACGCCCGTTCCACCGGTCCGTACTCCATGATCACCCAGCAGCCGCTGGGTGGTAAGGCCCAGTTCGGTGGTCAGCGCTTCGGTGAGATGGAGGTGTGGGCGCTTGAGGCTTATGGCGCCGCGTACGCGCTCCAGGAGCTCCTGACGATCAAGTCCGACGACGTGCTCGGCCGCGTGAAGGTCTACGAGGCCATCGTCAAGGGCGAGAACATCCCCGAGCCGGGCATTCCCGAGTCCTTCAAGGTGCTCATCAAGGAAATGCAGTCGCTCTGCCTCAACGTGGAGGTGCTGTCCTCGGACGGTATGTCCATCGAGATGCGCGACACCGACGAGGACGTCTTCCGCGCTGCGGAGGAACTCGGTATCGACCTGTCCCGGCGTGAGCCGAGCAGCGTCGAAGAGGTCTGA
- the secE gene encoding preprotein translocase subunit SecE → MTEALGSTATPESGRPEDTESAETTSSKKARKGGKRGKKGPFARLALFYRQIIAELRKVVWPTRNDLMTYTTVVIVFVVVIIALVTVIDWGFNKGVSYVFG, encoded by the coding sequence GTGACGGAAGCCCTGGGCTCCACCGCAACGCCTGAGAGTGGTCGCCCCGAAGACACTGAGTCCGCGGAGACCACCAGCAGCAAGAAGGCCCGTAAGGGCGGTAAGCGCGGCAAGAAGGGCCCCTTCGCCCGGCTCGCGCTCTTCTACCGCCAGATCATCGCGGAACTCCGCAAGGTCGTCTGGCCCACCCGCAACGACCTGATGACCTACACCACCGTGGTGATTGTCTTCGTTGTGGTCATCATCGCGCTCGTGACCGTGATTGACTGGGGTTTCAACAAGGGCGTCTCGTACGTCTTCGGGTGA
- the rplA gene encoding 50S ribosomal protein L1, protein MSKRSKSLRAADAKVDRERQYAPLEAVRLAKDTSTTKFDSTVEVAFRLGVDPRKADQMVRGTVNLPHGTGKTARVLVFATGDRAEAARAAGADIVGSDELIDEVAKGRLDFDAVVATPDLMGKVGRLGRVLGPRGLMPNPKTGTVTPDTAKAVTEIKGGKIEFRVDKHSNLHFIIGKTSFGEQQLVENYGAALDEILRLKPSAAKGRYIRKAAISTTMGPGILVDPNRTRNLLVEEDATV, encoded by the coding sequence ATGAGCAAGCGCAGCAAGTCTCTCCGCGCTGCGGACGCCAAGGTCGACCGGGAGCGTCAGTACGCCCCGCTCGAGGCCGTCCGTCTCGCGAAGGACACCTCCACCACGAAGTTCGACTCGACCGTCGAGGTCGCCTTCCGCCTGGGTGTCGACCCGCGCAAGGCCGACCAGATGGTCCGTGGCACCGTGAACCTTCCGCACGGCACCGGTAAGACCGCCCGGGTCCTGGTCTTCGCGACCGGTGACCGTGCCGAGGCAGCGCGCGCCGCGGGCGCCGACATCGTCGGCTCCGACGAACTGATCGACGAGGTCGCGAAGGGCCGTCTGGACTTCGACGCCGTCGTCGCCACCCCGGACCTCATGGGCAAGGTCGGCCGCCTGGGCCGCGTGCTCGGTCCCCGTGGCCTGATGCCGAACCCGAAGACCGGCACCGTGACCCCGGACACCGCCAAGGCGGTCACCGAGATCAAGGGCGGCAAGATCGAGTTCCGCGTCGACAAGCACTCGAACCTGCACTTCATCATCGGCAAGACGTCCTTCGGTGAGCAGCAGCTGGTCGAGAACTACGGCGCCGCGCTGGACGAGATCCTTCGTCTCAAGCCGTCCGCCGCCAAGGGCCGCTACATCAGGAAGGCCGCCATCAGCACCACGATGGGCCCCGGCATCCTGGTCGACCCCAACCGCACCCGCAACCTCCTCGTCGAGGAGGACGCGACCGTCTGA
- a CDS encoding TetR/AcrR family transcriptional regulator has translation MLTPTSRPTRQRLVDAAEKLMRTTGLASATTKAIAREAGCSEAALYKHFASKEELFVRVIHERLPNIAPLIGELIADPGERGVEECLAELVRQAARFYEEAFPMFGTLLAEPALRAQYQDGLRKIDAGPHLAVEGVARYLERERERGRIRVDADPYAAAALLMGACFQRAFFIQVSGPDRVPPAEEFAAAVARTAWAAVRP, from the coding sequence ATGCTCACCCCCACGTCAAGGCCCACACGCCAGCGGCTCGTGGACGCCGCCGAGAAGCTGATGCGCACCACCGGCCTGGCCAGCGCCACCACCAAGGCGATCGCGCGTGAGGCGGGCTGCTCGGAGGCGGCGCTGTACAAGCACTTCGCCAGCAAGGAGGAGCTCTTCGTACGCGTCATCCACGAGCGGCTGCCGAACATCGCCCCGCTCATCGGCGAGCTGATCGCCGACCCGGGCGAGCGGGGCGTCGAGGAGTGCCTGGCAGAGCTGGTCCGGCAGGCGGCGCGGTTCTACGAGGAGGCGTTCCCGATGTTCGGCACGCTGCTCGCCGAGCCCGCGCTGCGAGCGCAGTACCAGGACGGCCTGCGCAAGATCGACGCCGGCCCGCACCTGGCCGTCGAGGGCGTCGCCCGCTACCTGGAGCGCGAGCGCGAGAGGGGCCGGATCCGCGTGGACGCGGACCCGTACGCCGCCGCCGCGCTGCTGATGGGCGCGTGCTTCCAGCGGGCGTTCTTCATCCAGGTCTCGGGGCCGGACCGGGTGCCGCCGGCCGAGGAGTTCGCCGCGGCGGTGGCCCGTACGGCCTGGGCGGCGGTCAGGCCGTAG
- the rplJ gene encoding 50S ribosomal protein L10, protein MARPDKAASVAELADKFRSSNAAVLTEYRGLTVAQLKTLRRSLGENATYAVVKNTLTKIAANEAGISTLDDHFAGPTAVAFVTGDPVESAKSLRDFAKDNPNLIIKGGVLDGKALSADEIKKLADLESREVLLAKLAGAFKAKQSQAAALFQAPLSKFVRTAEALRAKVEEQGGAGTPAPAEAAE, encoded by the coding sequence ATGGCGAGGCCCGACAAGGCTGCCTCGGTTGCCGAGCTCGCGGACAAGTTCCGCAGTTCGAACGCCGCAGTGCTGACCGAGTACCGCGGTCTCACCGTGGCGCAGCTCAAGACGCTGCGCCGTTCGCTCGGTGAGAACGCCACGTACGCCGTGGTGAAGAACACGCTGACCAAGATCGCGGCCAACGAGGCCGGGATCAGCACGCTGGACGACCACTTCGCTGGTCCGACGGCGGTCGCCTTCGTCACCGGTGACCCGGTGGAGTCGGCGAAGAGTCTGCGTGACTTCGCCAAGGACAACCCGAACCTCATCATCAAGGGCGGTGTCCTTGACGGTAAGGCGCTGTCCGCCGATGAGATCAAGAAGCTCGCGGACCTCGAGTCCCGCGAGGTACTGCTCGCCAAGCTGGCGGGTGCCTTCAAGGCCAAGCAGTCTCAGGCTGCCGCGCTCTTCCAGGCTCCGCTGTCGAAGTTCGTCCGGACCGCGGAGGCTCTCCGCGCGAAGGTCGAAGAGCAGGGCGGTGCCGGTACGCCGGCTCCCGCCGAGGCTGCCGAGTAA